A part of Molothrus aeneus isolate 106 chromosome 10, BPBGC_Maene_1.0, whole genome shotgun sequence genomic DNA contains:
- the SFT2D3 gene encoding vesicle transport protein SFT2C, with the protein MADLGRQLHEYLAQSKAAAAATGPSAVPAVPAAGGSQEAGNGGGLRAWLGALNPFPPGSAPGATVWPWTGEEDPWLPGLSRWQRLAGSGLCVLLAALCFGLAGLCVPLLLLRARKFALLWSLGSLCALGAAALLRGPARLLREPGRGALLYLGALFGTLYAALALRSTALTALGAAAQLGIAATALLAALPGGAAGLRRLAGLLRAAVCGRGKAALPL; encoded by the coding sequence ATGGCGGACCTGGGCCGGCAGCTGCACGAGTACCTCGCGCAGTCCAAGGCCGCTGCTGCCGCCACCGGTCCCAGCGCGGTCCCCGCAGTGCCGGCGGCCGGCGGCTCGCAGGAGGCGGGGAACGGCGGCGGGCTGCGGGCCTGGCTGGGGGCGCTGAACCCGTTCCCGCCGGGCAGTGCCCCGGGCGCCACGGTGTGGCCTTGGACGGGAGAGGAGGACCCGTGGCTGCCGGGGCTGTCGCGCTGGCAGCGGCTGGCGGGCAGCGGGCTGTGCGTGCTTCTGGCGGCGCTGTGCTTCGGGCTGGCCGGGCTGTgcgtgccgctgctgctgctgcgcgCCCGCAAGTTCGCGCTGCTCTGGTCGCTCGGCTCGCTGTGCGCGCTGGGCGCCGCCGCGCTGCTGCGCGGGCCCGCTCGGCTGCTGCGGGAGCCCGGCCGCGGGGCGCTGCTGTACCTCGGGGCGCTCTTCGGGACGCTGTACGCCGCGCTGGCGCTGCGCAGCACCGCGCTAACTGCGCTGGGCGCCGCCGCGCAGCTCGGCATCGCCGCCACGGCGCTCCTGGCCGCGCTGCCCGGAGGTGCCGCCGGCCTGCGCCGCCTCGCCGGGCTGCTCCGCGCCGCCGTGTGCGGCCGAGGCAAGGCAGCACTGCCTCTGTGA
- the LOC136560801 gene encoding F-box/LRR-repeat protein 12-like — translation MAARPALPDSVLVQVLALLPLRDRLRAARVCRRWQQLAQDRAVWTHVDLSPHRISRRMLWHLVRHRLPDSLCTLRMRGVPRSGGKQRLLSPALLAALRKRCPQLHRLCLTETDLRHVPYESMPASVTTLELSLCDIPDAWFSVSPSVPPPQVQHLAIHSVPTFSDHHLLDISSQNHLKTLSLCGTYRVTDTGIQAAAPHLEELERLTLRHCIIGDAAMVFIGRHMKQLRYLEISNAYFLTNRGLVAIVTLEHLETLCLDLYDLVSLGTVIALLQVLPRLNHLKLGGTCFEDELLGKIQENFPHCTISHTL, via the exons ATGGCGGCGCGGCCGGCTCTGCCCGACTCGGTGCTGGTGCAGGTCCTGGCGCTGCTGCCGCTGCGGGACCGGCTGCGAGCGGCCAG AGTGTGCCGGCGGTGGCAGCAGCTGGCGCAGGACCGAGCGGTCTGGACACATGTGGATCTGAGCCCTCACCGG ATCAGCCGCCGCATGCTGTGGCACCTGGTGCGGCACCGCCTCCCCGACAGCCTGTGCACGCTGCGGATGCGGGGCGTGCCTCGCTCCGGCGGCAAGCAGCGGCTCCTCTCCCCggcactgctggctgccctTCGGAAGCGCTGCCCCCAGCTCCATCGGCTGTGCCTGACCGAGACTGACCTCCGCCATGTGCCGTACGAGAGCATGCCCGCCTCTGTCACCACGCTGGAGCTGAGCCTCTGCGACATCCCCGATGCCTGGTTCTCCGTGTCCCCTTCGGTGCCGCCGCCACAGGTACAACACCTCGCTATCCATAGCGTTCCCACCTTTTCTGACCATCATCTTCTTGACATTTCCTCACAGAACCACTTGAAGACGCTGAGCCTTTGCGGCACCTACCGCGTCACTGATACGGGGATCCAAGCGGCAGCTCCACACCTGGAAGAGCTCGAACGCCTGACTCTCCGGCACTGCATCATTGGCGATGCTGCCATGGTGTTCATCGGGCGGCACATGAAGCAGCTCCGCTACCTGGAAATCAGCAACGCCTACTTCCTGACAAACAGGGGGCTGGTGGCTATTGTGACCCTGGAGCACCTGGAGACCCTGTGCCTTGACCTCTATGATTTGGTCTCCCTTGGTACTGTTATCGCTTTGTTGCAAGTGCTGCCTCGCCTGAACCACCTCAAATTAGGTGGAACTTGCTTTGAAGATGAACTCCTCGGTAAAATTCAGGAGAATTTTCCACATTGCACCATATCTCACACTCTGTGA